A segment of the Populus alba chromosome 9, ASM523922v2, whole genome shotgun sequence genome:
GGAGCCAGATAATGGCACAAGGCAGAATCAAGACTctggaaaaatcaaaatacgaACATGAACTGTAGGCAGGAAGCTACAAAGACGAGGTTAACATCTGAAAAAGACCGAGGGGTGTCTGTAGATAAGCTAGACAAGTTACATCAGAAGGTCCATGAATTTGATCTTCTAATGGGAGGCTTCATTTGTTTGTCTTCCTCGAGTGCCACCGTACCCAAATGAGAAGGGTCTTCCAGCATCATTTTTGCAACCAAGTAACCAGCAATGGACCAGGTTTGGAATTTACGAGCCTGTTTCCCAACGAAACGACCAAGTTTCCCATCATAATATTCCGGCCAGTTGTCTTTTATCAATCTTGTCTCGGCGAGCTCGATAGCACGTCTTGCGATTTGGGGGCGGCCAGTCTTGATGCATGCCGCGGTGAGAAGCCACAAGAGCACTGCATCCATTGCAACAGCCAAAATGTCTTAAAGATGATCTCAGCAGGGAAATACAGAAAGGTTACATCAGAGAGCTCAACATGGTTGACAGagtaaaataatgaagattttAGGCAGGTATACGAGTGGCGTGAACAGTATTTAATAGCGTAGGTACAAAATATAACTGTTGTTTCAATCGAAGGCCAAAATTCATGAaagaatttgcataaaaatagtttaagctCTCTGATCAATGACTTGATGCATGAGTGGGATCAGATTCTCCAACAAAAAATGGGGTGCTTACAAGGCCTTTTTTTCTCTGATAAGAACAAGAGACTCTGGATCGATGTGGTGGGGATTAACATTCAGCGTTTTAAAGGGgataaaaatcatgtaaatcctgattcaataaaaattcaagcaaCGGCGTGGCATAGCAACGAAGTTAATCATTTTGGGCCTCATTTTATCAAATGCATTATGCAGACCAGATCTGCAATCAACCAAAAAACCATGGCAGATGTAGttgctttatgaatttgttaACCTAAGGAAAATGTAGTGCAGTAGCATACCTGGCCAGGATCCTCCATTGTGGTAACTCCATCTAGTGTTTTTTGGATCACATCCTGTAACAATCCGCCATTCATGGCTCTCTATTGCTGGATAGATTACCTTGAGTGGCATTTCTCCGACCAATTCCTCCCACCGTGATTCTATAAGATCCATTATTGCGGTGGATTGTTCAGGGGTTGCCAAGGATGACAGAATTGCAATACAATTACCCAAGCAAAACCAACGGAAGTCCATTCTTGCAGGACTAACATTCCCGATAAAGTAACCACCACGGACTGGCATAAAATCAAAAATCCATTCTGGAAGAGAATCAGGTATTACATTAAACTTGTTAACAGCAGTATGAGAATATTCCTCTGTTTTATAGCGATATATATCATTAAGCTGTTTCAGGTCAATCCAATAATAACTCCTCATGTGAAAACTTAACGCGTGAAGGCGTTTTGTAATCCGTTCTACAAACTCATTCCCCTCCTCATCTTGCTTCAGTAAAAGCAAAGCACATCTTAAAGCCATGAAGAAGAGTGCTTGAATTTCAATGGGATACCCATAAACACCCTGAAAGATGCATAGCCAAAGACAATACatgatttgaacttgaaaaataaGCAAAGGATGAACAtagcaacaaaaactcatttGTAATTAACCAATGAAACTCACCATTCTGCGATCAACCATGCAGCATCCATCGGCGCAAAGAAGAGTCGGGAATGTGTCAAACCCCTCTGAAAGACATAAACTCAAAATTAGGCGCATGCCCTTCTGACATTCTGGCTTTTCAGCCAATGATGTGTCGCCTGTGGACTTGGTGTATGCTCGGAGTAAGAAAATCCACCAAAACCCAGAATCAACAGGAGCCACTCTTCCTATTGCACTCTCACCAAAATCTGCCATCAAAGTCTCATTGTGCGTGACAGGATCGTGGAGTACTTTAAAACTTGCAGGCATTACCCCTTCTCCAAGCTGGAATCTGTCAATCTTTTTCTCCCATGATTGAAGGCGAAGAGTCTTCAAGATGAAATTCTTGACTATTTCAGGTTCCCCGTTCATCAGAAAAGCCAATGCACTTGGGACAAAATCTCTTACAAACAcctatgaaaataaagaaaccaAATTAATGTACAAACTCTAAAAGATTCCAAGACGCCGATTAAAAATGAAAGACTGTCATTCTCATGCGATAATATCAGATACATACATGCAAAAAACATGGAGTGGTAGAAAGGTTGACTTTGGAACACGAATCATAATCTCATTATAGACACAAAGATAATCAAAAGGCAGAacgaaaaggaaataaatatccCCTGAATGCAGCTGCAAACAAATCAAGTGAACGGTCAAGCAAAAATGGCAGCCATCCAACTTGCAACAAAATGATTCAATCTGCAGATAGTTAATACCCTAATAAACAAAATATCTTATCATATAAAACAAGGTAGTAAAAATCACGGGGTCTT
Coding sequences within it:
- the LOC118058773 gene encoding probable alkaline/neutral invertase B yields the protein MSSINVDVSLKGSLRNADTPCDMAEIEEIDFSRIFDRPPRPLNMDRQRSCDERSLSELSTGLPIPSPRPSSRVENNFRLIDHLNFLPSPGRRSGFNTPLSQFGVETHPTVAEAWEDLRRSLVYFRGEPVGTIAALDNSEEQVNYDQVFVRDFVPSALAFLMNGEPEIVKNFILKTLRLQSWEKKIDRFQLGEGVMPASFKVLHDPVTHNETLMADFGESAIGRVAPVDSGFWWIFLLRAYTKSTGDTSLAEKPECQKGMRLILSLCLSEGFDTFPTLLCADGCCMVDRRMGVYGYPIEIQALFFMALRCALLLLKQDEEGNEFVERITKRLHALSFHMRSYYWIDLKQLNDIYRYKTEEYSHTAVNKFNVIPDSLPEWIFDFMPVRGGYFIGNVSPARMDFRWFCLGNCIAILSSLATPEQSTAIMDLIESRWEELVGEMPLKVIYPAIESHEWRIVTGCDPKNTRWSYHNGGSWPVLLWLLTAACIKTGRPQIARRAIELAETRLIKDNWPEYYDGKLGRFVGKQARKFQTWSIAGYLVAKMMLEDPSHLGTVALEEDKQMKPPIRRSNSWTF